A window of Candidatus Hydrogenedentota bacterium genomic DNA:
CATGCCCAGCGTCAGCGATGACAGCACCGCCACGGGCATATCATAGTCTTTGCCGATCAATCCGACCATACCGTAAATGAAGCCAATGGTAACGGTCAGCGGAATCATAGAAATTAATCCCCAGAGTCCGGAACGGAACATGATTACCATCATGAGCAGCACAATAAGGAAGCTGCCGAGGAAAGACTGCAGCATTCCAAAGACCATCTTTTCCTGCCAGATTACGTTGATGTAGGTCAGTCCGAACCACCGTGATTCGATATCCAGCGGCGCGGCATTTGCACTGATGAACCTATCCAGTTGCTCTTCTACAGTCTTCATGTCTTGATTATTACCGCTTTTCAATTGTACCCAAATACTGGAGTTGCGGTAATCGTGGGTCACAAAATGACCGATGTCCTGTGGGCGGTGACTGCTCTCATAGGTGATGAGGCATTGTGCAACGGCCCGCGCACTGTCGGGAATCCTGAAGTAGCTTGGGTCGCCTTCCATGAGTTCGCGGTGGACGGTCTTCACAATATCTGCCAGAGAATTGCTTTTTCCGACAATACCCGTTTCTTCAAGAACTTTTTGTACCGCTTCAATGTAGGCGAGAGCTTCGGGTTGTTTGAAGGTTTCGCCTCGCTGGGTTTCCATATCCACAAATAGGGCAATTTCGTCCCAAGCATCGGCTTTCTCGTCAAAGTCTTCAGCACTGTGTGCGTCATCGGTCAGCGTGTCCATCAACGCGTCTTGTGCCGTGTTGACTCTTGTTTGTAAAGCACTCAAAAGGGCGTCTGCATCAGCGGCACTTTCCGCTTCTGCAGGAACGGCATCGGCAAGAGACAGCAATTCCGGACGGATCGATTCCGGTATGTCCGGTTCTTGTATGCGTTCGCGGAGGCGGGCTTCCAAATTGCCGGCATAGGCGGCCAAATCTTCTACCGCTTCCTTCGGTGACAGAGATAGATAAGCCATATACGTGCCGCCGAAGTGTTCGTTGAGAACACGATCTGCCACGCGGATGGGATGGGTAGGCTTAAACCAACGCGTCGGATTATCATTCACCTGAATACGGCTAATGCCGTAGATGGCGGTCGCACTGAGCAACACGGCAATGATGAGGACGATTCTCGCCTGACCGTAGGAAAAGCGTCCCACACCGGCAAGAAAACGTCCGAGCCTGGTTTCCTGAGCGGCGGAATCATCTTCTTTTTTATCTGCTGAAGCACCGAATTTTTCCAGAGAACGTTCCGGTATCAACATGATATAGGCGGGGATAAAGGTGACCGTAAGAATCCACGCGATCATTACGCCCATGGCGACGAAAATTCCGAAGACTTGCACCGGCGGAATAGGGGTCACTGCCAGCGATGCAAAGCCTGCCGCCGAGGTGAGCGAGGTGTAAAGCATCGCTGTGAACAAGGTGTCCATGACATATTCAATGGTCTTTTTGCGATCTTTGAAGCGTTGATAATTCTCAAAGAATTCGGAACAGATATGGATAGAGTCCAAAATGGAGATAGGCATAATGAATATGGGAATCATGGAGCTCATGATATGAATCGTGTTGCCCGTCATGACCAGCAGTGCCATATTGATAATGACGATAACCAGAGACAGGATCATGGGTGCCATAATCAGCACCGGTTTGCGGAAGAAGTAGAGCATGAGCAAAAAGATCACGAGCATGGCCAAAGGAGCGGAGATCGCCATCTGGATGAACATTTCCACGCCAAAGGTATCATTGGCAACGGGCAAGCCTGTAATATGCCATTCATCATCACCGCCCAGTTCCGCTATCTTAGCGTTCAGCTTAGAATAAATGCGGTAGCTGAGGTCTTTGGAGGTAATAGGCAGATAGAGGGCTAAAGCTTTGCCTGTGTCTGAAACCATGGTTCCTTTGAGGAAAGGGATTGCCTCCGCTTTATTGCGTACTGCGAGCGCTTCTTCCTCCGTTTC
This region includes:
- a CDS encoding MMPL family transporter is translated as MRQWLIQSSINHPKTLVGSMILITLLLILGVAVPTLWPGAIPLPPVRVDTDPENMLDADEAIRVFHNEMKRDFVLNEIIVVGVVNNHHPEGVFNPESLRRIYDLTEYAKTLQGSALGLEDEHAGVVAMDIIAPSTVDNIEQGGLGEVKFEWLMPHPPETEEEALAVRNKAEAIPFLKGTMVSDTGKALALYLPITSKDLSYRIYSKLNAKIAELGGDDEWHITGLPVANDTFGVEMFIQMAISAPLAMLVIFLLMLYFFRKPVLIMAPMILSLVIVIINMALLVMTGNTIHIMSSMIPIFIMPISILDSIHICSEFFENYQRFKDRKKTIEYVMDTLFTAMLYTSLTSAAGFASLAVTPIPPVQVFGIFVAMGVMIAWILTVTFIPAYIMLIPERSLEKFGASADKKEDDSAAQETRLGRFLAGVGRFSYGQARIVLIIAVLLSATAIYGISRIQVNDNPTRWFKPTHPIRVADRVLNEHFGGTYMAYLSLSPKEAVEDLAAYAGNLEARLRERIQEPDIPESIRPELLSLADAVPAEAESAADADALLSALQTRVNTAQDALMDTLTDDAHSAEDFDEKADAWDEIALFVDMETQRGETFKQPEALAYIEAVQKVLEETGIVGKSNSLADIVKTVHRELMEGDPSYFRIPDSARAVAQCLITYESSHRPQDIGHFVTHDYRNSSIWVQLKSGNNQDMKTVEEQLDRFISANAAPLDIESRWFGLTYINVIWQEKMVFGMLQSFLGSFLIVLLMMVIMFRSGLWGLISMIPLTVTIGFIYGMVGLIGKDYDMPVAVLSSLTLGMAVDFAIHFLSRSRDIYETDGPWVKVYPIMFDKPIRAIVRNVIAVAIGFTPLLLAPLVPYNTVGIFMAAILGISGVSTLLILPSLVRYLEPLLFPKNRVCRITCHCGTCLVTAVIAAAAVAVNVPVFMNATWTNMTMVSLAAMAISASICYVMSRRRKCQTPAAECGEKE